TGATTTCTTTATTCTCATCTGCCAGCAATGGGAAAGGGAATTCATATTTATCCCTAAATTTCGCCTGCGCTTTTTGTGCATCCGCACTCACGCCAAGCAAGGCATAGTTCCCGGCTTCAAAACGGGCATAATTATCCCGAAGATCACAGGCTTCTGCGGTACATCCGGGTGTATTGGCTTTAGGATAAAAGAAAACGACCAGTTTTTTTCCGGCATAGTCTGAAAGTTTATGTTCTTTTCCGTCCTGATCCAATCCTGAAAATTGAGGAGCCGGATCCCCTATTTTTAATGCTGTCATAAAATGGTATATTTGTTTTTATAAAAATAAATAAAAATGAACAAAAAGGAGCGTGTAAATTTCATAATTACCACCCTAAAAGAATTATATCCTGAGCTTCCGATCCCCCTGGACCATAAAGACCCTTATACCCTGCTGATTGCGGTATTGCTTTCTGCACAAAGTACCGATGTAGGCGTTAATAAAATTACCCCCATATTGTTTGCCAAAGCAGACAATCCGTATGATATGGTAAAACTTAGTGTAGAGGAAATCCGGGAAATCATAAAACCCTGTGGCCTGTCTCCAATGAAATCCAAAGGAATCCACGGACTCTCACAAATCCTGATTGACCGATACAATGGCGAGGTGCCCCAAAGTTTTGAAGCCCTGGAATCCCTGCCGGCCGTAGGCCATAAAACGGCGAGCGTAGTGATGTCACAGGCCTTTGGTGTCCCTGCATTCCCCGTTGATACCCACATCCACCGACTGATGTACCGCTGGAACCTTTCTAATGGAAAAAATGTAGTACAGACGGAAAAAGATGCGAAACGCTTGTTTCCTGAAAACTGCTGGAATGACCTTCATCTCCAGATGATCTGGTACGGAAGGCAGTATTCTCCAGCACGTGGCTGGGATCTTGAAAAGGATATCATCACCCGTACAGTAGGGCGGAAACAGGTACTGGAAGAGTATTATATTAAAAAATCCCGGTGATAGCCGGGATTTTTTTTAGTTTGCTATTGATTCAAATTTAAATTGACCAATTGTAGTAAAGCTCAGGGCTTTGGAGTAATTCAACAAAAAAGATATGGTTTCTTTTTTCGGCTTCATTTTACTTTGTTCTAATGATTTTCTAGAGTAGATTTTTGCCATGCTATGCGTTTTTAAGTAGGTTTATAACACAATAACGCAACAAAGACTATAATAGTATCAATTCGTCAAAATAATTTGATGTTTGTCGATTACTTTTCTAAGATTCATGAGCGCATAACGCATTCTTCCTAAAGCGGTATTAATACTCACTCCTGTAAGTTCTGAAATTTCCTTAAAGCTCAAGTCCTGGTATATACGCATAATAAGCACTTCTTTTTGGTCCTGTGGAAGTTCTTCAATAAGTTTTTTAAGATCGCTTTCTACCTGTCCGGAAATCATCCTGTTCTCAATATTAGGAGAGTCATCCGACATAATGGAGAAGATAGAAAATTCTTCAGTCTCCCGATATAGGGGCATTTTTTTAGTTTTTCTAAAGTAATCCACAACAAGATTATGGGATATACGCATCACCCAGGGAAGGAATTTCCCTTCTTCATTATACGAATTTGATTTTAGCGTTTTGATCACCTTAATAAAGGTATCCTGAAAAATATCGTCTGTGATATCCCTATCTGATACTTTAGAATAAATAAAGCCGTAAATTTTTGATTGATGTCTCTCTATCAGAGTTGATAATGCGGTTTCGTTTCCTGCCACATAGCTTTTCACCAATTCAGAGTCTGGTAGTATAACGTTAGCCATAAAATTACTTTTTAGTTTTTGGTATAAGTCGGTTAGTCTAAAAAAAAAGTAGTTTTATTGTATAGGCTCGTGTTAAATAAAGATTAATTATTAACCAAATATAGCAATATTATTTTTGAACCGCCAAACTTAATTTCAACATTTAACACTTTTAGCACTACAATTATCAAAATATTTTTGTGGAATTGCGTTACGCCCCGCGCTATAAGACATCCTTCTTTAGGTTTTGTTAATTCCGTTCAAATAATTTTTAAATGATTATCTTTGCGTTTACTGACTTTTTTGCTATGAAAACTGACATTTCGACTTTAGATCCAAAGAAAAATATAATTATAAAAGGGGCACAAATCCACAATCTAAAAAATATAGATGTGGCGATTCCCCGCAATAAACTGGTTGTAATTACCGGACTTTCGGGTTCGGGAAAATCCAGCCTTGCTTTTGATACTCTTTATGCCGAAGGGCAGCGCCGGTATGTGGAGAGCCTTTCTTCCTATGCCCGACAGTTCCTGGGTCGTTTGGACAAGCCAAAAGTAGAATACATCAAAGGCATAGCCCCTGCCATTGCCATAGAACAAAAAGTAAATACAACGAACGCCCGTTCTACTGTAGGTACTTCTACCGAAATCTATGACTATATGAAACTGCTGTATGCCCGTATCGGTAAAACCTTCTCCCCTGTTTCCGGACAAGAGGTGAAGAAGAATACCGTTTCGGATGTGATAGAAGTGGTACAGCAACTCCCGCTGGAAAGCAAATGGCTGCTTATTTCCCCCATTCACCTGGAAGAAGGCCGGACATTAGATGACAAACTTAAAGTGCTGCTACAGCAAGGATATGCCCGTGTACTGGTTGATAACGAAATGCTGCGTATTGACGAGTGGGATGCGGCAACACATATCAAAAAAGAAACATTCCTGATCATTGACCGGATTATCGTTAAGGAAGAGGAAGAATTTTACAACCGGCTTGCCGACGCAGTACAGACTGCTTTTTATGAGGGGAAAGGTACGGCTTACCTGCAGGAATTAAATGGGACGCAACGGTTCGGGTTCAGCAATAATTTTGAACTGGACGGTATCACCTTCTTGGAGCCTAATGTACACCTTTTCAGCTTCAACAATCCGTATGGCGCCTGCCCTTCTTGTGAAGGTTATGGCAATATCATCGGAATTGACAGTGAATTAGTAGTTCCGAATACTTCCCTATCGATTTATGAAAATGCCATTTATGCCTGGCGTGGTGAAAGTATGAGCTGGTACCGTGATATGCTCGTCAACAACGCTTATAAATTTGATTTCCCTATTCACAAGCCATTTTTTGAACTTACGGAAGATCAAAAGGCATTGCTATGGGAAGGAAATAGCCATTTTACAGGACTGAATGAGTTTTTTGCCGAACTGGAAGCCAAGAATTATAAAATACAAAATCGCGTAATGCTTTCCCGGTATCGTGGAAAAACAGTCTGTCCTACCTGTAAAGGGAAGCGATTGCGCAAAGAAGCAACCTATGTGAAGATCGATACCAAAAACATTACAGACCTGGTGATCTTACCGATTAAAAACCTGATGCAGTTTTTTGAAAAATTAGAACTTTCCGAATATGATGCTAAAGTAGCCAAGCGGCTGTTGGTCGAAATCAACAATCGTCTTTCCTTTTTATCGGAAGTTGGATTGGACTACCTTACCCTCAACCGAAATTCAGCAACGCTTTCCGGTGGGGAGTCCCAGCGTATTAACCTGGCTACGTCATTAGGAAGCAGCCTTGTAGGGTCCATGTATATCCTGGACGAACCGAGCATTGGGCTCCACCCAAAAGACACAGAAAAACTGATTAAAGTACTGATCTCATTACGGGATTTAGGAAATACGGTGATTGTAGTCGAGCATGATGAAGATATTATGAAACATGCCGATATGATTATTGATATTGGTCCCGAAGCTGGAACAAATGGTGGCCATCTTGTCGCTCAGGGTGATTATGACACGATTTTAAAATCCTCTTCCCTGACAGCCAAATACCTTAATGGAGAATTAGAAATCAGTGTTCCAAAGAAACGGCGCCATACCAAGAATTTTATCGAAATTACAGGCGCCCGGGAGAACAACCTTAAAAATGTCACGGTAAAATTCCCTTTGGAAGCCTTAACGGTAATTACCGGAGTTTCAGGAAGCGGAAAAAGTACCCTGGTCAAAAAAATCCTATTCCCTGCCATGCAGAAACAACTGGATGGTGTGGGTGAAAAAGCAGGGCAGTTTACCGAAATGAAAGGAAGTTACTCCCAGATCAAGCATATTGAATATGTAGACCAGAATCCTATTGGAAGAAGTTCCCGTTCGAATCCGGTAACCTATATCAAAGCCTATGATGATATCCGGGATTTGTTTGCCAAACAAAAGCTATCTCAAATACGGGGCTATCTTCCCAAACACTTTTCGTTCAATGTTGATGGTGGCCGTTGTGAAACCTGTAAAGGAGAAGGAACTGTGACCATTGAAATGCAGTTCATGGCCGATGTAGAGTTGGTATGTGAAACCTGTAACGGAAAACGTTTCCAGAAAGAAGTATTAGAGATAACCTTTGAAGGCAAAAATATCGATGATATCCTAACCATGACCATCGACGATGCGGTTGCTTTTTTCCACCAGCACAAGCAGTCGAAAATTACCCAGAAATTACAACCGCTTCAGGATGTTGGATTGGGTTATGTACAGTTGGGACAATCTTCATCGACTCTTTCCGGTGGTGAGGCACAGCGTATCAAGCTGGCATCATTCTTAGTAAAAGGTGCAACCAAAGACAAAGCACTATTCGTGTTTGATGAACCGACTACCGGGCTTCATTTTCATGATATTAAAAAACTCTTAGCTTCCTTTGATGCGTTGCTGGAAAAAGGGCATTCGATCATTGTGATCGAGCACAACCTGGACCTGATCAAATGTGCCGACTGGATTATCGACCTCGGCCCTGAAGGTGGTGAAAATGGTGGGAATATACTGGCCATAGGAACACCGGAAGAGATTGTAAAAAACAAAGATTCGATCACCGGGAAATATCTCAAGGAAAAACTATAATACGGACAGGCTTAGGCCTGTCCTTTTTTTTATAATTTCTTTGCCTGATTCCAAAATACATCCATTTCTGCCAATGTCATATCCGACAGTGATTTGCCCAATTCTCCTGCTTTGCTTTCAAGGTACTGAAAACGCTTGATAAACTTTTTGTTGGTACGTTCCAGCGCATCTTCAGGATTGATTTTTAAGAAACGGGCATAGTTGATCATGGAAAACAGCACATCTCCGAACTCTGCTTCCATCGCCTCCTGATCTCCGGATATTACTTCGTCCCGAAATTCCTGCAATTCTTCCTCTACCTTTTCCCAGACCTGCTCGGGTTGTTCCCAATCGAACCCAACTCCTTTGACCTTATCCTGGATCCTGCTCGCTTTGACCAATGCCGGCAAGCTTTTAGGCACTCCTTCTAATACAGACTTGCGCCCTTCTTTTAGCTTGAGTTTTTCCCAGTTTTGCTTTACCTCTTCTTCATTTTCCACAACCACATCGCTATAGATATGCGGATGCCTATGGATCAGCTTTTCACAGATCTCATTTGCTACATCGGCAATATCAAAATCATTGGTTTCACTTCCGATTTTAGCATAAAAAACAATATGCAAAAGCAAATCTCCCAATTCCTTTTTTATCTCAGGCAGGTCATGATCCAGGATCGCATCTCCTAATTCGTAGGTTTCTTCAATTGTCAGGTGCCTCAGGCTCTCAAGCGTCTGCTTTTGATCCCACGGGCATTTCTCCCGGAAATCATCCATAATATCGAGCAATCGCTCGAATGCTTTTAACTGGTCTTGTCTGGAATTCATAGCATTTCGGGTTTTGGTAAAAATAAGAAATCCTGTCGTTGTATGATCAAGACAGGATTTCTTTATACTGAAAATTATTATTTATTCTTCTGTTGCTGCTGCAGCTGCTTCTGCTGGTGCTGCTTTTACTGCCATATCTTTAGATACCAACCCCTGAGCCTGTAACATATTGTACCAGTTTAGGATTTTTTTGATATCCGAAGGATATACCCTGTCCTGATCGTAATCCGGAAGGATTTCTTTAAAATAGGCTTCTTGCTTTTCTTTATCTTCTTTATGGGATAAAGCAGGGCCATTATCTTCTTTTTCTGCAATCGTTTTCATTACCTGTCCCAAAGGTACTTCGGAACTATCTGTATAAATGGATATTTCTGACAATAAACTTACGTTGCTTCTCAATCCTACTGTAATTTTTTTCCCATCAATCAATGACTCAGCAACAAAACCGGAACGCGTTTGAACTTTTAATGCATATAAACCCGGTTTTCCGGCAATGGCTAATATTTTTTCTAAACTCATTTTATATTATATTTTTATAGTGATAACAAATATCTGTTGTTTCGATCTAAATTCAAAAATTATCTCCCTTTTTTGGCGATAAATTTCATTTTGTAGTCAGGTCTCGTCCTGCCTTCCATGATATTCTGCAATTTCTTCTGAATTAAACGCTTTTTTAATGATGATATTTTATCCGTAAACAAAATTCCTTCAATATGATCGTATTCATGCTGAATGACACGGGCAATCAGGCCGTCATATACTTCTGTACGCTTGTTGAAATCCTCATCGTAAAATTCGATTGTGATCTTTTCATTGCGGAATACATCTTCACGTACCTCAGGAATACTCAGGCATCCTTCATTGAATCCCCATTCTTCTCCTTCTTCTTTCAACATTTTAGCGTTGATAAAAGTCTGCCTGAAGCTTTTTAATTGTTCCTGTTCTTCCGGGGAAAGATCATCACTATCGCTAAAAGGTTCTGTATCGATCATGAACAAACGTATCGGCAATCCTACCTGTGGCGCTGCCAATCCAACACCATACGCATTGTACATTGTCTCATACATATTTGCAATAAGCGCCTTCAGGTCAGTATATTCTGCCGTGATCTCCTCACACATTTTTCTTAGCACCGGATCACCATATCCTACAATTGGTAAAATCATTTCTTAATATTTTAAAATTAGTATTGCAAATTGCACTTGGGCTCCTCGAAATACGGGTCTGCAAAAGTAGTAAAAATTAAACAAGATTAAAATTGATTTAAGAAGTTGTAAATGCTAATTTTTTGTGAGAATTACATCCTATTCTATTTTTATGATTTTAACAATCATTATATTTGTAATCAAGCCATCCAAAAATGATTTATAGAGTTAAAAAATTCGCTGACAGCACTAATTTTACGAATGCCCTAAAAGTCACTACAGCTGCCGTAATCCCGGTGTTTGTAATGAATTACTTGGGTCATTTTGAAATTGGATTTACCATTGCCCTGGGAGCCTTCCTTACTTATCCAAGTGATATCCCGAGTAATCTCAAACATAAAATCAACGGTCTTTTAGTAGCCGCCCTTATTGTTGCAGGATGTAATCTTTTGGTCAACTTTCTGCATCCGTATACCTGGATTTTATATCCTGTGCTGTGTGTCCTTATTTTTTTCCTATCCATGATTTCGGTGTACGGGCAACGTGCTACCATGGTTTCATTCTCCGGATTATTATCGACCGCACTGGCTTTTGGGCATATCCATACCGGAGTAGAAATGCTGCGGTATTCGGGACTGATGCTTATCGGTGGGATTTTCTACCTCCTTGTTTCCTTAATTTTTAATTTTATCCGCCCAAAACGATATGTAGAGCTCCAGATTGCGGATTGCATCAAGCTAACGGCAAAATACATGAAACTCCGTGGAGACTTGTGGAATGCTGATGCTGATAAATCTAAAATCATCGAGAAACAGCTGAACCTACAGGTAGAGATCAATGTGATACACGAAAACCTCAGGGAAATCCTGATGCGTAACCGTACTTCAGGTACTTCTAACCAGAACCGGAAAATGCTGATCGTGTTTATTTCACTATTAGAGATATTGGAACTGGCATTGTCCACTTCCTTTGACCACAATAAGCTCCATCAAAAATTTGAAGGCTACCCCAAAGTGCTTTCTACCTATCAAACCCTAGCCTATAACCTGGCTGCTACGCTAAAACAGATTGGTAAAAGCATAGAGAACAGCAAGAAATATGTTTCCAAACATGCCCTTTTCAAAGACCTGGAAGCACTGGAAAAAGTCATTGCCGACTACGAACAGGAACTGGGTAAAGAAAATGCAGCCGAAGGCGTTTACATGCTTTCCAATATGCTCCATTATGCACAGAAGCAAATTGAAAAAATAAAAACCATTGAACGGGCTTTTAGCCTTAGCATCGTATACAAAGATTTTAAAGGAGAGCGAAATAAGGACATGGAAAAATTCCTCGCTCCAATGTATTATCCGATTAGTACGCTGATAGAGAATTTAAGTTTTTCTTCTACGATTTTCAGGCATTCCCTGCGGCTGACCATCACTATCCTGATTGGTTTTATCATCGGGCAGTTCCTTCCGTTCGAGAATGTGTATTGGATATTGCTTACGATAGTAGTGATCATGCGCCCTGGATATGGCCTTACCAAACAACGGTCCTTTCACCGAATGATCGGGACAGTTGCCGGAGGGCTTATTGCCTTTGCGATCCTTTCATTGATCCATAACAATATCATTATTGGTAGTTTGGCCATTATCTGCATGATTTTGGGGTATTCGTTTACACAAATCAATTACAAAATCGGCGCCACCTTTGTCACGATCTATGTGGTTTTTGTGTACGGTATCATCACACCTAATATTGCCGATGTAGTACAATATCGAATCCTGGACACACTTGTAGGAACCGGGCTTACCTTTTTGGCCAACTATTTTTTCTGGCCTTCGTGGGAGTTTATCAGTATTCCGCTTTTCCTCAAAAAATCGATCGAAGCCAACCGGAATTACCTGAATGAAATTTCGCTTTTTTACAATCATAAGGGTGATGTAACCACCTCTTACCGACTGGCCCGTAAAAATGCTTTTATTGAGATCGGAAACCTGATGGCTTCTTTCCAGCGCATGTCGCAAGAACCCAAATCGAAACAGAAAGAACTTCCGCAGATCTATAAGTTGGTAGTCCTAAACCATACGCTACTTTCTTCGCTGGCTTCTTTGGGAACGTACATCCAGTCCCATAAGACCTATTCAGCCTCCGAAGCCTTTAATGTTGTGGTGAATACTGTGATTAAAAATCTGGATTCTGCTATTAAGCTCCTTAATCTGGAATCGTCTGCAGCCTTATCGGATGCAGAAAATGAAGAATTGGCCATGCGTTTTACGGAATTAAAGAACATACGCGCCAAAGAACTAAAGGAAGGCAATATTTCTGAAGATGAAGAATTCAACCTCAAAATGCAGGAAGCCCAGTTGGTGATTGAACAATTGATACTCCTGACTAATTTATCCGAAAGTATTGTACAGGCTTCTAAAAAACTAAACTTAACGCGATAGCAACGTTCAGCTTGCTTCTCCTAAATAAAAAAAGAGGGAGTCTCAAAACTAAAACAAGTCCTTGATAATTGCATATTTGAGACTTGCGCTCCGACAGGAGTCCGAGTAAAAAACAGAAAAAGAGGCTATTTCACGAGTTGTGAGACAGCCTCTTTTTTATAGGACATTGTTATGCTGTATTTATTTTTCCAGTACGATACTTTCAAGTTTTAAAACCTTGGAAGTATGTGCCCTCACTGTTGCCAGCAATTCCGGGTTTTTATTCAGGGACTGCCCGTAGGAAGGAACCATTTGTTTGAGTTTAAACTGCCATGCTTCTGATTTTTCCTGTTCCGGGAAACATTTTTTCAGCAGATCCAACATAATCGATACCGCAGTGGAGGCACCGGGTGACGCACCAAGCAATACTGCCAGGGAACCGTCGGCTGCACTTACTACTTCGGTTCCAAATTCCAGAATCCCTCCTTTTTCAGGATCTTTCTTAATGACCTGTACCCTTTTTCCTGCTGTTTCCAATACCCAGTCTTCCATTTTTGCATCTGGCAGGTATTCTTTTAACGCTTCCAGTCGGTCTTCCGGTGATTGGCGTACCTGGTCGATCAGGTATTTGGTCAACGGCATGTTATGGTAGCCTGCAGAAAGCATCGGACGCAGGTTATTGGCTTTTATAGAAAGTGGTAAATCAAGGTAGGAACCGTGTTTCAGGAATTTTGTTGTGAATCCGGCATAAGGGCCAAAAAGCAATGCTTTTTCGCCATCTATCATACGGCTGTCAATATGCGGTACCGACATTGGTGGTGCACCAACAGAGGCTTTACCGTATACTTTGGCATTATGTTTTTTGATAATATCAGGATTAATGCATTTAAGCCATTGCCCGCTTACCGGGAAACCACCAAATCCATCACCTTCGGGAATGCCTGCTTTTTCCAGCAACGGCAGCGATCCGCCACCAGCACCGATAAACAGGAACTTCGTCCATACTTTTTTCTTATCGCCATTGGAAAGGTCTTTTACTTTAACCCTCCATCGTCCGTCAGGGTATTTTTTCAGGTCGCGAACTTCATGGTGGAAATTGGTCGTTACGCCATCCAGGGTTTTCAGGTAATTGAAGATGTCACGTGTCAGCTCGCCAAAGTTCACATCAGTTCCCAGTTTCATGGAAGTTGCTGCAATTTTTTCGTCAGGGTCACGTCCATCCATTACCAAGGGCATCCAGGCATCCAAAACGGCCTTATCATCGGAAAACTCCATTCCCTTGAAAAGGTTGTACTGCTGTAATGCTTCAAATCTTTTACGCAGGAATTCAACATTTTTATCACCCCATACAAAACTGAGGTGTGGAATGCTACGGATAAAATTTTCGGGATGTTTGATCAGTCCGGTTTCAACAAGATAAGCCCAAAACTGTCGGGAAATCTCGAATGATTCGGCGATTTTGACTGCTTTTACAGTTTCTATCGATCCGTCCGGAAGCTCGGGAGTATAATTGAGCTCGCAGAAGGCCGAATGACCTGTTCCTGCGTTGTTCCAAGCATCTGAACTTTCGGCTGCTGCAACATCGAGCCTTTCATAAATTTGAATTTTTATATCTGGCTGGAGTTCCTTTAAAAGCAGGCCAAGAGTAGCACTCATAATCCCTGCACCTATCAAAACTACATCAGAATCTGATTTTATAGTTGTAGTAGTCATCACAAAGTTTTAAAGCACAAAGATAGATTTAAGAATTCAAAAATATTCTTAATTTTAACAGTTTTAGAATAGATCTATTATTTTTAGCAAAATGCAAAGAAAAACTAAAATATTTTCCTTGATAAGTAATCCTGCAACATAATTGTTGCGGATATTTCATCAATAAGGGCTTTATTTTGTCGTTGCTTCTTTTTTAGGCCGCTATCAATCATGGTCTGAAATGCCATTTTCGAAGTAAATCGCTCATCTACTCTTTCGACCTTCATATCAGGAAACATTTTGTTGAATTTGACTACAAAAACTTCGATAAGCGGAGCACTTTCAGAATCTTCATAATTCATCTGTTTCGGCTGTCCGATCAATACTTTTTCTACCTTTTCTTTCCCAAAATAATCCTTCAAAAAGACCAGTGCTGTTTCAGAAGGGATAGTAGTGAGCCCGGAAGCGATGATCTGGAAATCGTCAGTCACGGCAATTCCGGTTCTTTTTTGTCCGTAGTCTATTGCAAGTATTCTTGGCATCGCGCTATTTTTTTTACAAAGTACTGGATTTTTCCTGAATTGGTTTCAGGATTCTTCAAAATAGTAATGCTAATTTTCAGGTCGGTGCGGCTATTTTACATGTAAAACAAGTGATTCTTTACCTGCTTTTGTAAATTTGTGTTTTCAAATACCGTAAAACATGAATATCCGGATTCTTGCCATTGGCAAAACAGACAATAAAGCGTTACAATCGTTAATCGATGATTACCAGAAAAGGCTTTCGTTTTACATCAAATTTGATTTGGAGGTTATTCCAGATATCAAAAATGTAAAACATCTTTCTGAGGCACAGCAAAAGGAGAAAGAAGGCGAACTCATCCTTGGCAAACTTACCCCTACAGACCAGCTTGTCCTTTTAGATGAAAACGGCAAGCATTTTTCGAGTATGGGCTTTTCCGAAGAATTGCAGAAAAAGATGAACAGTGGCGTAAAAACACTGGTATATGTTATTGGCGGCCCTTATGGTTTTTCAGATGCTGTGTACCAAAAGGCACAGGGAAAAATAGCCTTATCTTCTATGACATTCTCCCACCAGATGGTCCGTTTGTTTTTTATTGAACAGCTGTACCGTGGTTTTACGATTCTTAAAAATGAACCCTACCACCATCAGTAAACTATTGTTGCTATAAAGACATGAGGCTCATGAGCTTCAGGCTTTCCATGGCTTCCTTCACATCATGAACGCGAAGGATATTTGCTCCTTTGGTCAGGGCAAGTGTATTGAGTACCGTCGTTCCATTGAGCGCATTGGCTGCAGAAGTCTCGAGGGTTTTATAAATCATTGATTTTCGGGACACTCCTACTAATATCGGTAATTCCAGTACTTTAAAGAGTTCCAGTTTTTGCAGTATCTCATAGTTCTGTTCCAGTGTTTTTGAAAAACCAAATCCGGGATCGATAATAATATCGTTGATGCCCCAGCTTCGGGCTTCGGTTATTTTCTCCGAAAAATAAAACAGGATATCTTTGACCAAATCGTCGTACTGGCAAAAATCCTGCATCGTTTTTGGCGTTCCCCTCATGTGCATCATAATGTAAGGCACTTTATATTTTGCAATAACACTAAACATGTTAGCATCCAGGTTACCCGCCGCTATATCATTAATCAGGGCAGCACCGTTTTCAATGGCAACACGGGCCACTTCGCTCCGGAAAGTATCGATCGAAATCAGGGTGTCAGGAAAATGCTGTACTACAAGTGCTACAATCGGCTGGAGGCGACTGATTTCCT
The Flavobacterium kingsejongi genome window above contains:
- the bcp gene encoding thioredoxin-dependent thiol peroxidase, with the protein product MTALKIGDPAPQFSGLDQDGKEHKLSDYAGKKLVVFFYPKANTPGCTAEACDLRDNYARFEAGNYALLGVSADAQKAQAKFRDKYEFPFPLLADENKEIITAFGVWGPNKFMGREYDGIRRTTFIIDEKGMISDIITDVKTKKHAAQILD
- a CDS encoding endonuclease III domain-containing protein produces the protein MNKKERVNFIITTLKELYPELPIPLDHKDPYTLLIAVLLSAQSTDVGVNKITPILFAKADNPYDMVKLSVEEIREIIKPCGLSPMKSKGIHGLSQILIDRYNGEVPQSFEALESLPAVGHKTASVVMSQAFGVPAFPVDTHIHRLMYRWNLSNGKNVVQTEKDAKRLFPENCWNDLHLQMIWYGRQYSPARGWDLEKDIITRTVGRKQVLEEYYIKKSR
- a CDS encoding RNA polymerase sigma factor; the encoded protein is MANVILPDSELVKSYVAGNETALSTLIERHQSKIYGFIYSKVSDRDITDDIFQDTFIKVIKTLKSNSYNEEGKFLPWVMRISHNLVVDYFRKTKKMPLYRETEEFSIFSIMSDDSPNIENRMISGQVESDLKKLIEELPQDQKEVLIMRIYQDLSFKEISELTGVSINTALGRMRYALMNLRKVIDKHQIILTN
- the uvrA gene encoding excinuclease ABC subunit UvrA; this encodes MKTDISTLDPKKNIIIKGAQIHNLKNIDVAIPRNKLVVITGLSGSGKSSLAFDTLYAEGQRRYVESLSSYARQFLGRLDKPKVEYIKGIAPAIAIEQKVNTTNARSTVGTSTEIYDYMKLLYARIGKTFSPVSGQEVKKNTVSDVIEVVQQLPLESKWLLISPIHLEEGRTLDDKLKVLLQQGYARVLVDNEMLRIDEWDAATHIKKETFLIIDRIIVKEEEEFYNRLADAVQTAFYEGKGTAYLQELNGTQRFGFSNNFELDGITFLEPNVHLFSFNNPYGACPSCEGYGNIIGIDSELVVPNTSLSIYENAIYAWRGESMSWYRDMLVNNAYKFDFPIHKPFFELTEDQKALLWEGNSHFTGLNEFFAELEAKNYKIQNRVMLSRYRGKTVCPTCKGKRLRKEATYVKIDTKNITDLVILPIKNLMQFFEKLELSEYDAKVAKRLLVEINNRLSFLSEVGLDYLTLNRNSATLSGGESQRINLATSLGSSLVGSMYILDEPSIGLHPKDTEKLIKVLISLRDLGNTVIVVEHDEDIMKHADMIIDIGPEAGTNGGHLVAQGDYDTILKSSSLTAKYLNGELEISVPKKRRHTKNFIEITGARENNLKNVTVKFPLEALTVITGVSGSGKSTLVKKILFPAMQKQLDGVGEKAGQFTEMKGSYSQIKHIEYVDQNPIGRSSRSNPVTYIKAYDDIRDLFAKQKLSQIRGYLPKHFSFNVDGGRCETCKGEGTVTIEMQFMADVELVCETCNGKRFQKEVLEITFEGKNIDDILTMTIDDAVAFFHQHKQSKITQKLQPLQDVGLGYVQLGQSSSTLSGGEAQRIKLASFLVKGATKDKALFVFDEPTTGLHFHDIKKLLASFDALLEKGHSIIVIEHNLDLIKCADWIIDLGPEGGENGGNILAIGTPEEIVKNKDSITGKYLKEKL
- the mazG gene encoding nucleoside triphosphate pyrophosphohydrolase, with product MNSRQDQLKAFERLLDIMDDFREKCPWDQKQTLESLRHLTIEETYELGDAILDHDLPEIKKELGDLLLHIVFYAKIGSETNDFDIADVANEICEKLIHRHPHIYSDVVVENEEEVKQNWEKLKLKEGRKSVLEGVPKSLPALVKASRIQDKVKGVGFDWEQPEQVWEKVEEELQEFRDEVISGDQEAMEAEFGDVLFSMINYARFLKINPEDALERTNKKFIKRFQYLESKAGELGKSLSDMTLAEMDVFWNQAKKL
- a CDS encoding DUF5606 domain-containing protein, producing MSLEKILAIAGKPGLYALKVQTRSGFVAESLIDGKKITVGLRSNVSLLSEISIYTDSSEVPLGQVMKTIAEKEDNGPALSHKEDKEKQEAYFKEILPDYDQDRVYPSDIKKILNWYNMLQAQGLVSKDMAVKAAPAEAAAAATEE
- the def gene encoding peptide deformylase; amino-acid sequence: MILPIVGYGDPVLRKMCEEITAEYTDLKALIANMYETMYNAYGVGLAAPQVGLPIRLFMIDTEPFSDSDDLSPEEQEQLKSFRQTFINAKMLKEEGEEWGFNEGCLSIPEVREDVFRNEKITIEFYDEDFNKRTEVYDGLIARVIQHEYDHIEGILFTDKISSLKKRLIQKKLQNIMEGRTRPDYKMKFIAKKGR
- a CDS encoding FUSC family protein, whose translation is MIYRVKKFADSTNFTNALKVTTAAVIPVFVMNYLGHFEIGFTIALGAFLTYPSDIPSNLKHKINGLLVAALIVAGCNLLVNFLHPYTWILYPVLCVLIFFLSMISVYGQRATMVSFSGLLSTALAFGHIHTGVEMLRYSGLMLIGGIFYLLVSLIFNFIRPKRYVELQIADCIKLTAKYMKLRGDLWNADADKSKIIEKQLNLQVEINVIHENLREILMRNRTSGTSNQNRKMLIVFISLLEILELALSTSFDHNKLHQKFEGYPKVLSTYQTLAYNLAATLKQIGKSIENSKKYVSKHALFKDLEALEKVIADYEQELGKENAAEGVYMLSNMLHYAQKQIEKIKTIERAFSLSIVYKDFKGERNKDMEKFLAPMYYPISTLIENLSFSSTIFRHSLRLTITILIGFIIGQFLPFENVYWILLTIVVIMRPGYGLTKQRSFHRMIGTVAGGLIAFAILSLIHNNIIIGSLAIICMILGYSFTQINYKIGATFVTIYVVFVYGIITPNIADVVQYRILDTLVGTGLTFLANYFFWPSWEFISIPLFLKKSIEANRNYLNEISLFYNHKGDVTTSYRLARKNAFIEIGNLMASFQRMSQEPKSKQKELPQIYKLVVLNHTLLSSLASLGTYIQSHKTYSASEAFNVVVNTVIKNLDSAIKLLNLESSAALSDAENEELAMRFTELKNIRAKELKEGNISEDEEFNLKMQEAQLVIEQLILLTNLSESIVQASKKLNLTR